From the genome of Populus trichocarpa isolate Nisqually-1 chromosome 15, P.trichocarpa_v4.1, whole genome shotgun sequence, one region includes:
- the LOC18105723 gene encoding tetraspanin-8 encodes MVRVSNTILAIFNCITLLIGLVIMGLGLYIFARGSATGCDKALQNPMIIVGAAISAISLFGLIGSCCRVNFALTLYLILLSLLLLCLIGFTVFAILVTNESIGKAFSKTKIMDFHNWLRDNLGDEKHWNDIIKSCAVQTKICHENNHKKLSDIQSGCCQPPVSCGFVSNNATLWNRPKTSPAVKYSGDCAAWSNRQDTLCFNCESCKAAYVVTSRKQWGQLAIANACFIAFTVIFYSIGCCARSNNQQDSHHRYRGYP; translated from the exons atggTTCGTGTAAGCAACACCATCTTGGCCATCTTCAACTGCATTACTTTACTAATAGGTCTGGTGATCATGGGTTTAGGCCTATATATCTTTGCAAGAGGCAGTGCCACAGGTTGTGATAAAGCTTTGCAAAACCCAATGATTATAGTGGGTGCAGCCATTTCTGCAATATCATTGTTTGGGTTGATAGGCTCATGTTGCAGGGTCAACTTTGCTTTGACGCTTTACTTGATTCTCTTGTCCTTGTTGCTTTTGTGCCTAATTGGTTTCACGGTTTTTGCCATTTTGGTCACAAATGAGAGCATTGGCAAGGCCTTCTCGAAAACCAAGATCATGGATTTCCATAACTGGTTGAGGGACAATCTTGGTGATGAAAAGCATTGGAATGATATTATTAAGAGCTGTGCGGTTCAAACAAAGATATGCCATGAGAATAATCACAAGAAGCTCTCTGATATACAG TCTGGATGTTGCCAGCCACCAGTTTCCTGCGGATTTGTATCAAACAATGCGACGCTCTGGAATCGTCCTAAAACCAGCCCAGCTGTAAAATACAGTGGTGACTGCGCAGCCTGGAGCAACCGTCAGGACACCCTTTGCTTCAACTGCGAGTCTTGTAAAGCTGCATATGTTGTCACTAGTAGGAAGCAATGGGGACAATTGGCCATAGCCAACGCCTGTTTCATTGCCTTCACTGTAATTTTCTATTCCATTGGTTGCTGTGCAAGAAGTAACAACCAACAAGACAGCCACCACAGATACAGAGGTTATCCTTGA